In Thermosynechococcus sichuanensis E542, a single genomic region encodes these proteins:
- the lptC gene encoding LPS export ABC transporter periplasmic protein LptC, whose translation MPLPRPFLPLCLVLALTGCGWVDQWVGEEPSPEPEITGEVKLQNLTLRQTNEKGELLWLLQAVGARYRDDDRQQLEIQNLTGELKAAGKTAYKVQAKAVNVRQRDGQLWIEGRTTVTDLQQKGTIVADQLVWQGDRGVLIAQKNLQARYPQVNVTAKRLEADSQRQELRALNAVQVTSPARDAKDLRLNTESLVWQQEPNRLLAGVMGQGGVTVLGVAGDRQGQRLQAQRAIWSIGDQVVTLEGGVQVQLPNPVLRIEGETVRWLIPQQQLMSDRPVRVQYPTQGIQGQANRGVFLIAENRAIFDNAQIKSQPQQAHLRAQRLNWWIPQERVEASGQVEIQRPNVHLRTAQLIWRIPQQEVEAQGGVFYRQNNPRIQVQGQRAKGWLDRQEVIVSGNVRSEVPVQLRLP comes from the coding sequence ATGCCTCTGCCTAGACCCTTCCTGCCCCTTTGCCTTGTACTGGCCTTAACAGGCTGCGGCTGGGTGGATCAATGGGTGGGTGAGGAACCATCGCCAGAACCCGAAATTACAGGTGAGGTGAAGCTGCAAAACCTCACACTGCGGCAAACCAATGAGAAGGGGGAACTCCTCTGGTTACTGCAAGCGGTCGGAGCACGTTATCGCGATGACGATCGCCAGCAATTGGAAATTCAAAACCTGACAGGTGAGCTAAAAGCAGCGGGCAAAACTGCCTACAAGGTGCAGGCCAAGGCGGTCAATGTGCGGCAGCGGGATGGGCAACTCTGGATTGAGGGTCGCACCACAGTCACTGATCTCCAGCAAAAGGGAACGATTGTTGCCGATCAATTGGTCTGGCAGGGCGATCGCGGCGTTCTCATTGCCCAGAAAAACCTGCAAGCCCGCTATCCCCAAGTCAACGTTACTGCCAAGCGCCTCGAAGCCGATAGCCAACGCCAAGAACTGCGTGCCCTCAATGCCGTTCAGGTGACTTCACCCGCTAGGGATGCCAAGGATTTGCGACTCAATACGGAGAGTCTGGTGTGGCAGCAGGAACCCAATCGCCTGTTGGCCGGGGTGATGGGTCAAGGGGGGGTCACCGTCCTCGGTGTGGCGGGCGATCGCCAAGGGCAGCGGCTGCAAGCCCAAAGAGCCATCTGGTCAATTGGTGATCAGGTCGTTACCCTTGAGGGGGGCGTTCAAGTGCAGCTTCCCAACCCTGTCCTACGGATTGAGGGCGAAACGGTGCGCTGGTTGATTCCGCAGCAGCAATTGATGAGCGATCGCCCTGTGCGGGTGCAGTATCCCACCCAAGGGATTCAAGGGCAGGCCAATCGTGGTGTCTTCCTGATTGCTGAAAACCGCGCCATTTTTGACAATGCCCAGATCAAGAGTCAACCCCAACAGGCACACCTGCGTGCCCAACGCCTCAATTGGTGGATTCCCCAAGAGCGGGTAGAAGCCAGTGGTCAAGTGGAAATCCAGCGCCCCAATGTCCATCTGCGCACAGCCCAACTGATTTGGCGGATTCCCCAGCAGGAAGTGGAAGCCCAAGGGGGAGTCTTTTACCGCCAGAACAATCCCCGCATTCAAGTTCAGGGACAGCGGGCAAAAGGGTGGCTGGATCGCCAAGAGGTGATTGTCAGTGGCAATGTCCGAAGTGAAGTGCCGGTGCAACTACGCCTTCCCTAA